Proteins encoded by one window of Porphyrobacter sp. YT40:
- a CDS encoding cysteine protease StiP domain-containing protein: protein MAFHGSYAPEDVTFLLKPAAVALTGVAEKEALIQSGARHYSEMLSEERLPDERYLALYRAALARNGGRLRADVETLADAIAARPETARSCTIISLARAGTPIGVLLRRALVRRGLDVAHYSISIIRGRGIDRVALAHIAATRGTADAVFVDGWTGKGAITGELEASLADGATGFAPFLAVIADPAGCASLAATAEDYLIPSGILGAIVSGLVSRSVLSDDLVGPGDFHACRHLTEHAAADQSRAFVDAVEAAPLPQQTFPGWSPSGARESRIACTALVEGLMAECAVPDVNRIKPGIAEATRAVLRRVPHAVFVRDRDDAEVAHLLHLADRSGVEVHQRELGNYRAVTLIAKAGDV from the coding sequence ATGGCGTTCCACGGCTCCTACGCGCCCGAGGATGTGACCTTCCTGCTCAAGCCCGCTGCGGTCGCACTGACGGGCGTGGCGGAGAAGGAGGCGCTGATCCAGTCGGGCGCGCGGCACTATTCGGAAATGCTCTCGGAAGAGCGCCTGCCGGATGAGCGCTATCTCGCGCTCTACCGCGCGGCGCTGGCGCGCAATGGCGGGCGTTTGAGAGCCGATGTCGAGACGCTGGCCGATGCCATCGCAGCGCGGCCGGAGACTGCGCGTAGTTGCACCATCATCTCGCTCGCCCGCGCGGGCACGCCCATCGGCGTGCTGCTGCGCCGTGCGCTCGTCCGGCGCGGGCTGGACGTGGCGCATTACTCCATCAGCATCATCCGCGGGCGCGGGATCGACCGTGTGGCGCTCGCCCACATCGCCGCAACGCGCGGCACGGCTGATGCGGTGTTCGTCGACGGGTGGACCGGCAAGGGCGCGATCACCGGGGAGCTTGAAGCGAGCCTCGCCGATGGCGCGACGGGCTTTGCGCCCTTCCTTGCGGTGATCGCCGATCCGGCGGGCTGCGCCAGTCTGGCGGCGACGGCCGAGGATTATCTGATCCCTTCCGGCATCCTCGGCGCGATCGTATCGGGACTGGTCAGCCGCTCGGTGCTGTCGGACGATCTCGTCGGGCCGGGAGACTTCCACGCCTGCCGCCACCTCACCGAACACGCCGCCGCGGACCAGTCGCGCGCCTTTGTCGATGCGGTCGAGGCCGCGCCCTTGCCGCAGCAGACCTTCCCCGGCTGGAGCCCCTCGGGCGCACGCGAAAGCCGTATCGCCTGCACCGCGCTGGTGGAAGGGCTGATGGCCGAATGCGCCGTTCCCGACGTCAACCGCATCAAGCCCGGCATCGCCGAGGCGACCCGCGCGGTGCTGCGCCGGGTGCCGCACGCGGTTTTCGTGCGCGACCGGGACGATGCGGAGGTCGCACACCTGCTGCATCTCGCCGATCGAAGCGGCGTGGAAGTGCATCAGCGGGAACTCGGAAACTACCGGGCCGTAACCCTGATAGCCAAGGCTGGAGACGTTTGA
- a CDS encoding HpcH/HpaI aldolase/citrate lyase family protein, with protein sequence MTKAVDLGATLYIPVQHPRLPELLAGANPDLRSVVICLEDSLHEADVGAAQEVFTAILRMLDAVPPQLIVYTRPRSPEMLSWMQAQPGIARLAGFVLPKITTANLADWLARLEGTGHGIMPTIESAEAFDRAALIRLAGALGPLGAQVHAVRIGGNDILNLLGVRRSRERTAYDGPLGLAIATMASVFLPEGLALSAPVFEHYAQTDLLREEVARDIEHGLLTKTAIHPSQVAIIHAALRPLASEVEDARAILAREARAVFGQGGSMCEPTTHARWAAGVLDRAGVHGVAGDAPGFPQAPTRVA encoded by the coding sequence ATGACCAAAGCCGTCGATCTGGGGGCCACGCTCTACATCCCGGTGCAGCACCCGCGCCTGCCCGAACTGCTCGCCGGGGCCAATCCCGATCTGCGCTCGGTGGTGATCTGTCTGGAGGATTCGCTGCACGAGGCGGACGTCGGCGCCGCGCAGGAGGTGTTCACCGCGATCCTCAGGATGCTTGATGCGGTGCCGCCGCAGCTGATCGTCTATACCCGCCCGCGCAGCCCTGAGATGCTGAGCTGGATGCAGGCGCAGCCGGGGATCGCGCGGCTGGCGGGCTTCGTGCTGCCCAAGATCACCACCGCGAACCTCGCCGACTGGCTGGCGCGGCTGGAGGGCACGGGCCACGGCATCATGCCCACCATCGAGAGCGCCGAAGCCTTCGACCGCGCGGCGCTCATCCGGTTGGCGGGCGCGCTGGGACCGCTGGGCGCGCAGGTCCATGCGGTCAGAATCGGCGGGAACGACATCCTCAACCTGCTCGGCGTGCGCCGCTCGCGGGAGCGCACCGCCTATGACGGGCCGCTCGGCCTCGCCATCGCCACGATGGCAAGCGTGTTCCTGCCCGAGGGGCTGGCGCTCTCCGCCCCGGTGTTCGAGCATTATGCGCAGACCGATCTGCTGCGCGAGGAAGTCGCGCGTGACATCGAGCATGGCCTCCTCACCAAGACCGCGATCCACCCCTCGCAGGTGGCGATCATCCACGCGGCACTGCGCCCGCTCGCCAGCGAGGTCGAGGATGCGCGCGCGATTCTGGCGCGCGAGGCGCGGGCGGTGTTCGGGCAGGGGGGCAGCATGTGCGAGCCGACCACCCATGCGCGCTGGGCCGCAGGCGTGCTCGACCGCGCGGGCGTGCATGGCGTCGCCGGGGACGCGCCGGGCTTTCCGCAAGCCCCCACTCGGGTCGCCTGA
- a CDS encoding toxic anion resistance protein, whose translation MPVPAISKRRHAELAGQALKYVAELAQIEPLSPAFDHKLEAIQTLGSDAIAALGARHAGSLAHVAPPPTEGIAAAIAALRRMAESLEPLRQGNLVEGGKRFGLFAARPDPAAYFRRYRAAQGDIEDALARLTRERDGLLRANVALEVERASLATPLTALSEQALFAEEVALTLEARADAMATREPLHAQRLRSDALHAVRSRQRDIAEARALAQQAVAVREVVSDSNRRLVAGIEQATETMVLVLRTAIAAARLIARQELVLDEIASLNRAASNLIASDAPVCAEADAAALQEAFVRLSHALDQLDQERAAITTLSPRGKPV comes from the coding sequence GTGCCCGTCCCCGCCATTTCCAAGCGCCGTCATGCCGAACTGGCCGGGCAGGCGCTCAAATATGTCGCCGAACTGGCGCAGATCGAGCCGCTGAGCCCGGCCTTCGACCACAAGCTCGAAGCCATCCAAACGCTCGGCAGCGATGCCATCGCCGCGCTCGGCGCGCGCCATGCGGGGAGCCTCGCGCACGTCGCGCCGCCGCCGACCGAGGGCATCGCCGCCGCCATCGCCGCGCTGCGCCGCATGGCCGAAAGCCTCGAACCGCTGCGGCAGGGCAATCTGGTGGAGGGCGGCAAGCGTTTCGGGCTGTTCGCCGCCCGGCCCGACCCGGCGGCCTATTTCCGCCGCTACCGCGCCGCGCAGGGCGACATCGAGGACGCGCTCGCCCGCCTCACCCGCGAACGCGACGGGCTGCTGCGCGCCAATGTCGCGCTCGAGGTGGAGCGTGCGAGCCTCGCCACGCCGCTCACTGCCCTGAGCGAACAGGCGCTGTTTGCCGAGGAAGTCGCGCTTACGCTCGAAGCGCGGGCCGATGCGATGGCGACGCGCGAACCGCTGCACGCGCAGCGGCTGCGCTCCGATGCGCTCCACGCGGTGCGCAGCCGCCAGCGCGACATCGCCGAAGCCCGCGCGCTCGCGCAGCAGGCGGTCGCGGTGCGCGAGGTTGTCAGCGACAGCAACCGGCGGCTGGTTGCAGGAATCGAACAGGCGACCGAGACCATGGTGCTGGTGCTGCGCACCGCCATCGCCGCCGCCCGCCTGATCGCGCGGCAGGAACTGGTGCTCGACGAGATCGCCAGCCTCAACCGCGCGGCGAGCAACCTCATCGCCAGCGACGCGCCTGTCTGCGCCGAGGCGGATGCCGCCGCCTTGCAGGAGGCTTTCGTGCGTCTTTCCCATGCGCTCGACCAGCTCGATCAGGAACGCGCGGCGATCACCACCCTTTCCCCTCGCGGCAAGCCCGTCTAA
- a CDS encoding YciI family protein, with the protein MRMFCFHCRDGEDGGRLRAIHRPAHLEFIHANAEHFVIVGPLKRADGLIIGSLLIVKAEDEAAARALLADDPYLTGGVWQLIRVDEFTPLLGDWA; encoded by the coding sequence ATGCGGATGTTCTGCTTTCACTGCCGCGACGGCGAAGACGGCGGACGGCTGCGCGCAATCCATCGGCCCGCGCATCTCGAATTCATCCACGCCAATGCCGAGCATTTCGTGATCGTCGGCCCGTTGAAGCGCGCCGACGGGTTGATCATCGGCTCGCTGCTGATCGTCAAGGCCGAGGACGAAGCCGCCGCCCGCGCGCTGCTGGCGGACGATCCCTACCTCACCGGCGGGGTGTGGCAGCTGATCCGGGTGGACGAATTCACGCCGCTGCTGGGCGACTGGGCTTAG
- the putA gene encoding bifunctional proline dehydrogenase/L-glutamate gamma-semialdehyde dehydrogenase PutA, translating into MADHSAPFTIDRTTLRRAYRQDEEACIAERLEQAAPAARVHDAAAGLAIDLIEGARAKKASGIDAFLQQYGLDTEEGIALMCLAEALLRVPDAATADALIRDKIGSIEWGEHLGESSSTFVNAATFSLMLTGEVLDPPEARQRGMGGVLKRAINRLGEPVIRTATAQAMKILGGQFVFGRTIEEALKRAAPERARGITHSFDMLGEAAMTFADAEKYRQAYEGALTRLAREAGAGVVGSPGISVKLSALHPKYTVFHAEKARADMVPVVKALALKARDADIHFTIDAEEAERLELSLDIIEELVADDELFQRPDGSRWEGFGLAIQAYQKRGVAVCDWAGKLARRHGRKLFVRLVKGAYWDSEIKLSQVGGYSDYPVFTRKVATDVSYLACAARLFEHVDVIHAAFATHNAYTIGAIKSMSEGKPFEFQRLHGMGEEVYEALHAIEGNRKTPVRIYAPVGGHKELLAYLVRRLLENGANTSFVNRMGDADIPATELVGDPVAELAAMNPRRNPAIPLPKDIFGARRNSAGIDLSDPLVREPLMARLAALESKPWRAEPTFLASTAGEIAPITMPHDLSVVIGVRRDATAEEVDAAFNRAAQIQPGWDALGGEKRALLLEEAADLFEAHTDDFLSLCQREAGKTLLDAVLELREAVDFLRFYAAEARRQFAAPMILPGPTGEENSLSLHGRGVFATISPWNFPLAIFTGMASAALAAGNAVIAKPAEQTPLIAALAVKLCHEAGIPPEALQLLPGAGPVGQMITAHPRLAGVAFTGSTETAQAINRTLAGRDGPIATLIAETGGQNAMIVDSSALPEQVVRDVLASSFQSAGQRCSALRVLYLQDDIADAMLEMIRGGFEALNIGDPADFATDVGPVIDPDAQARLERHVARCIASERPVTRLPLPPGLEKGCFVAPTIVEIGGIGDLSREHFGPVLHVARFKASELGQVVEDINASGYGLTLGLHSRIAETRRFVQARARVGNFYVNRNQIGAVVESQPFGGEGLSGTGPKAGGPHYLARFATERVMTIDTTAAGGNASLLAAG; encoded by the coding sequence ATGGCCGACCATTCCGCCCCCTTCACCATCGACCGCACGACGCTGCGGCGCGCCTATCGTCAGGACGAGGAGGCCTGCATTGCCGAGCGGCTGGAGCAGGCCGCACCCGCGGCGCGGGTGCATGATGCGGCGGCGGGTCTCGCGATCGACCTGATCGAGGGCGCGCGCGCCAAGAAGGCCAGCGGTATTGACGCCTTCCTGCAGCAATATGGCCTCGATACCGAGGAAGGCATCGCGCTGATGTGCCTTGCCGAAGCCCTGCTGCGCGTGCCCGATGCCGCCACCGCCGACGCGCTGATCCGCGACAAGATCGGCAGCATCGAGTGGGGCGAGCATCTCGGCGAAAGCTCCTCCACCTTCGTCAACGCGGCGACCTTCTCGCTGATGCTGACCGGCGAAGTGCTCGACCCGCCCGAGGCGCGTCAGCGCGGGATGGGCGGGGTGCTGAAGCGCGCGATCAATCGGCTGGGCGAACCGGTGATCCGCACCGCGACCGCGCAGGCGATGAAGATCCTCGGCGGCCAGTTCGTCTTCGGCCGCACCATCGAGGAAGCGCTGAAGCGCGCCGCGCCCGAACGCGCGCGGGGGATCACGCACAGCTTCGACATGCTCGGCGAAGCGGCGATGACCTTCGCAGATGCCGAGAAATACCGGCAGGCCTATGAAGGCGCGCTCACCCGGCTGGCGCGCGAAGCGGGGGCGGGGGTCGTCGGGTCTCCGGGGATTTCGGTCAAGCTGTCGGCGCTGCATCCGAAATATACCGTCTTCCACGCGGAGAAGGCGCGCGCGGACATGGTGCCGGTGGTCAAGGCGCTGGCGCTGAAGGCGCGCGATGCCGACATTCACTTCACCATCGACGCGGAGGAAGCCGAACGTCTCGAACTCAGCCTCGACATCATCGAGGAACTGGTCGCCGACGACGAACTGTTCCAGCGCCCCGACGGCAGCCGCTGGGAGGGCTTCGGCCTCGCCATTCAGGCCTATCAGAAGCGCGGAGTGGCGGTGTGCGACTGGGCGGGCAAGCTGGCCCGGCGGCACGGACGCAAACTGTTCGTGCGGCTGGTCAAGGGCGCCTATTGGGACAGCGAGATCAAGCTCAGCCAGGTGGGCGGATATTCGGACTACCCGGTCTTCACCCGCAAGGTGGCGACCGATGTGTCATACCTCGCCTGCGCCGCGCGGCTGTTCGAACACGTCGACGTGATCCACGCCGCCTTCGCCACGCACAACGCCTATACGATCGGCGCGATCAAGAGCATGAGCGAGGGCAAGCCGTTCGAATTCCAGCGCCTGCACGGCATGGGCGAGGAAGTTTACGAGGCGCTTCACGCGATCGAGGGCAACCGCAAGACGCCGGTGCGGATCTATGCGCCGGTGGGCGGGCACAAGGAATTGCTCGCCTATCTGGTGCGGCGCCTGCTCGAAAACGGGGCCAACACCAGCTTCGTCAACCGCATGGGCGATGCCGATATTCCGGCCACGGAACTGGTCGGCGATCCGGTGGCCGAGCTTGCCGCGATGAACCCGCGCCGCAATCCCGCGATTCCGCTGCCGAAGGACATCTTTGGTGCGCGCCGCAACAGCGCCGGGATCGACCTCAGCGATCCTCTTGTCCGCGAGCCGCTGATGGCGCGGCTGGCCGCGCTCGAGAGCAAGCCCTGGCGCGCCGAGCCGACCTTCCTCGCCAGCACCGCCGGGGAAATCGCCCCGATCACCATGCCGCATGACCTGTCCGTCGTGATTGGTGTGCGCCGCGATGCGACTGCCGAGGAAGTGGACGCCGCCTTCAACCGCGCCGCGCAGATCCAGCCCGGCTGGGATGCGCTGGGCGGTGAAAAGCGCGCGCTGCTGCTGGAGGAAGCCGCCGACCTGTTCGAGGCGCATACCGACGATTTCCTCAGCCTGTGCCAGCGCGAGGCGGGCAAGACCCTGCTCGACGCGGTGCTCGAACTGCGTGAGGCGGTGGACTTCCTGCGCTTCTACGCGGCCGAGGCGCGGCGCCAGTTTGCCGCGCCGATGATCCTGCCGGGGCCGACGGGGGAGGAGAACTCGCTCTCGCTCCACGGGCGCGGCGTCTTCGCCACGATCAGCCCGTGGAACTTCCCGCTGGCGATCTTCACCGGCATGGCAAGCGCGGCGCTCGCCGCGGGCAATGCGGTGATTGCCAAGCCCGCCGAACAGACCCCGCTGATCGCCGCGCTGGCGGTGAAGTTGTGCCACGAGGCGGGCATCCCGCCCGAGGCGCTGCAACTGCTCCCCGGCGCCGGGCCGGTCGGCCAGATGATCACCGCTCACCCCAGGCTGGCGGGCGTCGCCTTTACCGGGTCGACCGAGACCGCGCAGGCGATCAACCGCACGCTCGCCGGGCGCGACGGGCCGATTGCAACGCTGATCGCCGAAACCGGCGGGCAGAACGCGATGATCGTCGACAGTTCGGCCCTGCCCGAACAGGTCGTGCGCGACGTGCTGGCAAGCAGCTTCCAGAGCGCGGGACAGCGCTGCTCGGCGCTCAGGGTGCTCTACCTTCAGGACGATATCGCCGATGCCATGCTCGAGATGATCCGCGGCGGGTTCGAAGCGCTGAATATCGGCGATCCGGCGGATTTCGCCACCGATGTCGGCCCAGTGATCGACCCCGATGCGCAGGCGCGGCTCGAACGCCATGTCGCGCGCTGCATCGCCTCCGAACGCCCCGTCACCCGCCTGCCGCTGCCGCCGGGGCTGGAGAAGGGCTGCTTCGTCGCGCCCACCATCGTCGAGATCGGCGGGATCGGCGATCTGTCGCGCGAGCATTTCGGCCCCGTCCTCCACGTCGCGCGCTTTAAGGCGAGCGAGCTGGGGCAGGTGGTCGAGGACATCAACGCCAGCGGCTATGGCCTCACGCTGGGCCTGCACAGCCGCATCGCCGAAACGCGGCGCTTCGTGCAGGCGCGTGCCAGAGTGGGCAATTTTTACGTCAACCGTAACCAGATCGGTGCGGTGGTGGAAAGCCAGCCCTTCGGCGGGGAGGGGCTTTCGGGCACCGGGCCCAAGGCGGGCGGGCCGCATTACCTTGCGCGCTTTGCCACCGAGCGGGTGATGACGATCGACACCACCGCCGCAGGGGGCAATGCGAGCCTGCTGGCGGCAGGCTGA
- a CDS encoding endonuclease/exonuclease/phosphatase family protein, producing the protein MRACWRQAEGRAVPDIFKVASYNIHKGVGTDRRRDPARILGVLNEVDADIVCLQEADLRFGTREAVLPRFLIESHTDYIPVPLDVQHDSMGWHGNAILVRQGIKVESHDIIHIPCLEPRGVVTARVRIGEVGLSVFGMHLDLSGLWRARQAKTIAALGDAARGAGPTVLMGDLNEWRASAGCFREFGRHFALLDPGPSFPSRRPLGRLDRILHCDRLRVTDCGVHRSAAATIASDHLPVWAQFMLA; encoded by the coding sequence ATGCGAGCCTGCTGGCGGCAGGCTGAGGGACGCGCGGTGCCGGACATCTTCAAGGTCGCCAGCTACAACATCCACAAGGGTGTCGGCACCGACCGCAGGCGCGATCCGGCGCGAATCCTCGGCGTGCTCAATGAGGTGGATGCGGACATCGTCTGCCTGCAGGAAGCCGATCTGCGCTTCGGCACGCGCGAAGCGGTGCTGCCGCGCTTCCTGATCGAGAGTCACACCGATTACATCCCCGTCCCGCTCGACGTGCAGCACGATTCGATGGGGTGGCACGGCAACGCGATTCTGGTGCGGCAGGGCATCAAAGTGGAGAGCCACGACATCATCCACATCCCCTGCCTCGAACCGCGCGGGGTCGTGACCGCGCGGGTGCGGATCGGGGAGGTGGGCCTGTCGGTGTTCGGGATGCATCTCGACCTGTCGGGCCTGTGGCGCGCGCGGCAGGCGAAGACCATCGCCGCGCTGGGCGATGCGGCGCGCGGGGCGGGGCCGACGGTGCTGATGGGCGATCTCAACGAATGGCGCGCCTCGGCGGGGTGTTTTCGCGAGTTCGGGCGGCATTTCGCGCTACTCGATCCCGGCCCGAGCTTCCCCAGCCGCCGGCCGCTGGGACGGCTCGACCGCATCCTGCATTGCGACCGGCTGCGGGTGACGGATTGCGGCGTCCACCGCAGCGCGGCGGCGACGATCGCCTCCGATCACCTGCCGGTTTGGGCGCAGTTCATGCTGGCGTAA